The Engystomops pustulosus chromosome 1, aEngPut4.maternal, whole genome shotgun sequence genome has a window encoding:
- the LOC140133733 gene encoding thioredoxin-like isoform X1, which translates to MVQYVETEDEFRAILESGGDKLIVVDFTATWCGPCQRIAPFYESLAAKYPGILLYKVDVDEAAEISAQCGIRAMPTFQFYKCGKKVDELCGADQDKLESIIMKLTSS; encoded by the exons ATGGTGCAGTACGTGGAGACCGAG GATGAATTTAGGGCAATTCTAGAAAGTGGTGGAGATAAACTCATAGTTGTGGATTTTACTGCAACGTGGTGTGGACCATGCCAGCGTATAGCTCCTTTCTATGAG TCTCTTGCTGCTAAATACCCCGGAATTCTCTTGTACAAAGTTGATgtggatgaggcagct GAAATATCTGCTCAATGTGGTATAAGGGCCATGCCAACGTTTCAATTTTACAAGTGTGGAAAAAAG GTTGATGAACTATGTGGAGCTGATCAGGATAAGCTTGAATCTATCATCATGAAGTTGACTTCCTCATGA